The Cololabis saira isolate AMF1-May2022 chromosome 20, fColSai1.1, whole genome shotgun sequence genome includes a window with the following:
- the LOC133420541 gene encoding E3 ubiquitin-protein ligase TRIM39-like has product MSAGSNLRSADQFLCSICLDVFADPVTTPCGHNFCKTCITHYWDGNVLYKCPVCQKMFGRRPDLEVNTLLREMVSEFRREAQQKSSSSSSEQQAAEPGEVPCDVCTGTRLKALKSCLVCLASYCETHLEPHLTMSGLKRHQLVEPVENLEDRICTKHDKPLELFCKTDQTCVCMLCPVLDHKNHEFVPLREEYEGKKAELQKTDAEIQKMIQKRRLKIQEIKESLKISNDAADREKAEGVQVFTDLKASVERRLKEFMKEMEDKQKTAEKQAEDFIKDLEQEICELKKRSSEVEQLSRSEDHLHLLQRFSSLEDAPPTKNWTEVRVHPPPYEGTVVRAVEQLEKNLTEKMKKLFEAELRRIQQFEADVTLDPDTAHPVLILSDDGKQVQYGDVEKNLPDNPERFSQCVFVLGKQSFSSSRFYFEVQVKGKTEWDVGVARESVKRKEIITLLSPQNGYWTVGLRNGNKYFALNYPSVRLHLSSPPEKLGVFVDYEEGLVSFHDVGAAALLYSFTGCSFREKLHPFFNPGNNDGGKNSAPLIICAVNKTV; this is encoded by the coding sequence ATGTCTGCCGGCAGCAACCTGAGATCTGCAGATCAGTTCCTGTGCTCCATCTGTCTGGACGTGTTCGCTGATCCAGTCACCACACCGTGTGGACACAACTTCTGTAAAACCTGCATCACTCATTACTGGGATGGTAATGTTCTCTACAAGTGTCCCGTGTGTCAAAAGATGTTCGGTAGAAGACCTGACCTGGAAGTCAACACCTTATTGAGAGAGATGGTTTCTGAGTTCAGACGTGAAGCTCAACAgaaatccagcagcagcagctcagagcaACAAGCTGCAGAACCAGGAGAAGTTCCCTGTGACGTCTGCACTGGAACCAGACTGAAGGCCCTGAAGTCCTGCTTGGTGTGTCTGGCCTCGTACTGTGAGACTCACCTGGAGCCTCATCTGACAATGTCAGGCCTGAAAAGACATCAGCTGGTGGAGCctgtggagaacctggaggacaggatttgtacgaagcaCGATAAACCTCTGGAGCTGTTCTGTAAGACCGACCAGACATGTGTCTGCATGCTCTGCCCTGTTTTAGACCACAAGAATCATGAGTTTGTTCCTCTGAGAGAAGaatatgaaggaaagaaggcagaGCTGCAGAAGACAGACGCTGAGATTCAGAAGATGATCCAGAAGAGACGACTGAAGATTCAGGAGATCAAAGAGTCTCTGAAGATCAGTAATGATGctgcagacagagagaaagCAGAAGGTGTTCAGGTCTTCACTGATCTGAAGGCGTCTGTTGAGAGACGTCTGAAGGAGTTCATGAAGGAGatggaagacaaacagaaaactgcagagaaacaGGCTGAAGACTTCATCAAAGatctggaacaggaaatctGTGAGCTGAAGAAGAGGAGCTCTGAGGTGGAGCAGCTCTCACGCTCTGAAGatcacctccacctcctccaaagATTCTCATCCCTGGAAGATGCTCCACCCACCAAGAACTGGACAGAGGTCAGAGTCCATCCACCTCCATATGAGGGGACTGTGGTGAGAGCTGTGGAGCAGCTGGAGAAGAACCTCACAGAGAAGATGAAGAAGCTGTTTGAAGCTGAGCTGAGGAGGATCCAGCAGTTTGAAGCTGATGTGACTCTTGATCCTGATACAGCACATCCTGTACTCATCCTGTCTGATGATGGAAAACAAGTTCAATATGGTGATGTGGAGAAGAATCTTCCAGATAATCCAGAGAGATTCTCCCAATGTGTCTTTGTTTTAGGAAAACAGAGTTTCTCTTCAAGCAGATTTTACTTTGAGGTTCAGGTTAAAGGAAAGACTGAATGGGATGTAGGAGTGGCCAGAGAGTCGGTCAAGAGGAAGGAAATAATCACACTCCTGAGTCCTCAGAATGGTTACTGGACTGTTGGTCTGAGAAATGGAAACAAGTACTTTGCTCTTAATTATCCTTCAGTCCGTCTCCATCTCAGTTCTCCTCCTGAGAAGTTGGGGGTGTTTGTGGATTATGAGGAGGGTCTGGTCTCCTTTCATGATGTAGGTGCTGCAGCACTTCTCTATTCCTTTActggctgctccttcagggagaAACTCCACCCGTTCTTCAATCCTGGTAACAATGATGGAGGTAAAAACTCTGCTCCTCTGATCATCTGTGCTGTAAATAAAACTGTCTGA
- the LOC133420413 gene encoding E3 ubiquitin-protein ligase TRIM39-like, producing the protein MSAASNLRSADQFLCSICLDVFTDPVSTPCGHNYCKTCITHYWDDNVLYKCPVCQKMFGRRPDLEVNTLLREMVSEFRREAQQKSSSSSSEQQAAEPGEVPCDVCTGTRLKALKSCLVCLASYCETHLEPHLTMSGLKRHQLVEPVENLEDRICTKHDKPLELFCKTDQTCVCMLCPVLDHKTHEFVPLREEYEGKKADLQKTDAEIQQMIQKRRLKIQEIRASLKISNDAADREKAEGVQVFTDLKESVERRLKEFMKEMKDKQKTAEKQAEDFIKDLEQEICELKKRSSEVEQLSRSEDHLHLLQRFSSLEDAPPTKNWTEVRVHPPSYEGTVVRAVEQLEKNLTEKMKKLLEVELRRIQKFEADVTLDPDTANPWLILSEDGKQVYHVDVRKNLPNNPERFSTCLCVLGKQSFSSGRFYFEVQVKGKTEWNLGVARESVKRKGSITRRPQDGYWTVWLIKGNEYEANDRISVRVHLSSPPEKLGVFVDYEEGLVSFHDVDAAALLYSFTGCSFREKLHPFFSPFINHVGKNSAPLIICAVNKTV; encoded by the coding sequence ATGTCTGCCGCCAGCAACCTGAGATCTGCAGATCAGTTCCTGTGCTCCATCTGTCTGGACGTGTTCACTGATCCAGTCAGCACACCGTGTGGACACAACTATTGTAAAACCTGCATCACTCATTACTGGGATGATAACGTTCTTTACAAGTGTCCCGTGTGTCAAAAGATGTTCGGTAGAAGACCTGACCTGGAAGTCAACACCTTATTGAGAGAGATGGTTTCTGAGTTCAGACGTGAAGCTCAACAgaaatccagcagcagcagctcagagcaACAAGCTGCAGAACCAGGAGAAGTTCCCTGTGACGTCTGCACTGGAACCAGACTGAAGGCCCTGAAGTCCTGCTTGGTGTGTCTGGCCTCGTACTGTGAGACTCACCTGGAGCCTCATCTGACAATGTCAGGCCTGAAAAGACATCAGCTGGTGGAGCctgtggagaacctggaggacaggatttgtacgaagcaCGATAAACCTCTGGAGCTGTTCTGTAAGACCGACCAGACATGTGTCTGCATGCTCTGCCCTGTTTTAGACCACAAGACTCATGAGTTTGTTCCTCTGAGAGAAGaatatgaaggaaagaaggcagaTCTGCAGAAGACAGACGCTGAGATtcagcagatgatccagaagagACGACTGAAGATTCAGGAGATCAGAGCGTCTCTGAAGATCAGTAACGATGctgcagacagagagaaagCAGAAGGTGTTCAGGTCTTCACTGATCTGAAGGAGTCTGTTGAGAGACGTCTGAAGGAGTTCATGAAGGAGatgaaagacaaacagaaaactgcagagaaacaGGCTGAAGACTTCATCAAAGatctggaacaggaaatctGTGAGCTGAAGAAGAGGAGCTCTGAGGTGGAGCAGCTCTCACGCTCTGAAGATCACCTGCACCTCCTCCAAAGATTCTCATCCCTGGAAGATGCTCCACCCACCAAGAACTGGACAGAGGTCAGAGTCCATCCACCTTCATATGAGGGGACTGTGGTGAGAGCTGTGGAGCAGCTGGAGAAGAACCTCACAGAGAAGATGAAGAAGCTGCTTGAAGTTGAGCTGAGGAGGATCCAGAAGTTTGAAGCTGATGTGACTCTTGATCCTGATACAGCAAATCCCTGGCTCATCCTGTCTGAAGATGGAAAACAAGTCTATCATGTTGATGTGAGGAAGAATCTTCCAAATAATCCAGAGAGATTCtctacatgtctttgtgttttaggaaaacagagtttttctTCAGGCAGATTTTACTTTGAAGTTCAGGTTAAAGGAAAGACTGAATGGAATTTAGGAGTGGCCAGAGAGTCAGTCAAGAGGAAGGGAAGCATCACTCGGAGACCTCAGGATGGTTACTGGACTGTTTGGCTTATAAAAGGAAATGAGTATGAAGCTAATGATCGTATTTCAGTCCGTGTCCATCTCAGTTCTCCTCCTGAGAAGTTGGGGGTGTTTGTGGATTATGAGGAGGGTCTGGTCTCCTTTCATGATGTAGATGCTGCAGCACTTCTCTACTCCTTTActggctgctccttcagggagaAACTACACCCGTTCTTCAGTCCGTTTATCAATCATGTAGGTAAAAACTCTGCTCCTCTGATCATCTGTGCTGTAAATAAAACTGTCTGA